In Candidatus Nitronauta litoralis, one DNA window encodes the following:
- the rpsO gene encoding 30S ribosomal protein S15, with protein MALTKEKKSEIITNNRVSDADTGSSEVQIALLTERLNYLTEHFKEHKKDHHSRRGLIKIVNRRRKLLDYLKREDLNRYQAIIQQLGIRR; from the coding sequence GTGGCTCTCACCAAGGAGAAAAAAAGCGAGATCATCACTAACAACCGTGTCAGCGATGCTGACACTGGTTCTTCTGAAGTGCAAATTGCACTCTTAACTGAACGGCTGAATTACCTTACCGAGCATTTTAAAGAACACAAGAAAGATCATCATTCCCGTAGAGGCTTGATCAAGATTGTAAACCGGCGGAGAAAACTGCTGGACTACCTCAAGAGGGAAGACCTGAATCGTTATCAGGCGATCATCCAACAGCTCGGAATCAGACGCTAA
- a CDS encoding peroxiredoxin produces the protein MPTLVSKPAPDFSAQAVMPDGSFKELKLSDYKGKYVVLFFYPLDFTFVCPTEIVQFSEQVKDFESRNTQVIGVSIDSHFSHLAWRNTDRKKGGLGQIDYPLVADLDKNISRAYDVLADGGIAFRGLFLIDKEGIVQHQLVNNLPLGRNIDEALRMVDSLQHFENNGEVCPANWSKGKDAMKPDPVGSQDYFEKNN, from the coding sequence ATGCCAACCTTAGTATCCAAACCTGCACCGGATTTTTCAGCTCAAGCCGTAATGCCTGATGGCAGTTTTAAAGAGCTTAAGCTTTCAGACTATAAAGGAAAGTACGTTGTCCTGTTTTTCTATCCGCTGGACTTTACCTTCGTGTGCCCGACGGAAATTGTACAGTTTTCAGAACAGGTGAAGGACTTCGAATCTCGTAATACTCAGGTGATCGGTGTTTCAATCGACAGTCATTTTTCCCATCTTGCCTGGAGGAATACCGACCGGAAGAAGGGTGGATTGGGTCAGATTGATTACCCGCTGGTAGCAGATCTGGATAAAAACATCAGCCGTGCCTACGATGTTCTGGCTGATGGTGGAATTGCTTTTCGCGGCCTGTTCCTGATTGACAAGGAAGGGATCGTTCAGCATCAATTGGTTAATAACCTGCCGCTCGGACGTAATATTGACGAAGCGCTTCGAATGGTAGACAGTCTGCAGCATTTTGAAAACAATGGTGAGGTTTGCCCGGCAAACTGGTCCAAGGGTAAAGACGCCATGAAACCTGACCCTGTAGGTTCTCAGGATTATTTTGAAAAGAACAACTAA
- the truB gene encoding tRNA pseudouridine(55) synthase TruB — MKSTLNKVVNLYKPSGPTSFALVRRVQNCVSATKAGHIGTLDPLAEGVLPVCLNGATRIIQFMSRLPKTYLAEMELGKSTDTQDCDGQVLETGDWQHITEQQVREVMKDLEGDTQQVPPMFSAKKKNGVPLYKLARNGITVKREPVSIRLHSVEFLSMEGNRVTFRAHCSAGTYIRTLCHDMGVKLGCGAHMTRLVREKVGPFDQNSSITLENLDESRADGTLTDKLVEPDQALQFIPEIRVKPEGELAVTHGRPILKSFLDAVPEKINPGNYYRVTRFAGGLMAIAEPLVDSKQFDLLGPDEVAFKLKRVFIEP; from the coding sequence ATGAAATCCACCCTGAATAAAGTCGTCAATTTGTACAAGCCTTCCGGACCAACATCCTTCGCCCTGGTGCGTCGAGTCCAGAATTGTGTCTCAGCAACAAAAGCCGGGCACATTGGAACACTCGACCCGCTCGCAGAAGGCGTACTTCCCGTTTGCCTCAACGGCGCAACACGGATCATTCAGTTCATGTCCCGACTTCCCAAAACTTATTTAGCTGAAATGGAACTGGGCAAATCGACAGACACTCAGGATTGCGACGGGCAGGTTCTTGAAACAGGCGACTGGCAACACATCACCGAACAGCAGGTTCGGGAAGTCATGAAAGATCTTGAAGGAGACACCCAACAGGTCCCTCCCATGTTTTCCGCGAAAAAGAAAAACGGTGTTCCACTATACAAACTTGCAAGAAATGGAATCACCGTTAAACGTGAACCGGTGTCCATCCGCCTGCACTCGGTCGAATTTTTAAGCATGGAGGGCAACCGCGTAACGTTTCGCGCCCATTGTTCGGCAGGCACCTACATCCGGACGCTATGTCATGACATGGGCGTCAAGCTTGGGTGTGGTGCACATATGACACGCCTGGTCCGGGAAAAAGTAGGCCCTTTTGACCAGAATTCCTCCATTACACTGGAAAATCTGGACGAAAGCCGGGCCGATGGAACCCTTACAGACAAACTGGTTGAACCCGACCAGGCCCTGCAGTTCATCCCGGAAATCAGAGTGAAACCTGAAGGCGAGTTGGCTGTCACTCATGGCAGACCAATTTTGAAATCTTTTCTGGATGCGGTTCCAGAAAAAATCAACCCTGGAAACTATTACCGTGTCACCCGGTTTGCCGGTGGCCTGATGGCTATTGCTGAACCACTGGTCGATTCCAAACAATTCGATCTGTTGGGCCCGGATGAGGTGGCATTTAAACTTAAACGAGTATTTATCGAACCATGA
- a CDS encoding 2-nitropropane dioxygenase, translating to MSKGKLEVVCPCCDAKLKVDKKTGEVLWKEEKQKEHQSFSEMLKGYENHKKESEGQFKKQNSLQKERSRLLDEMFNEAQKKVDKTSTDKPLRDFDLD from the coding sequence ATGAGTAAAGGAAAACTGGAAGTCGTTTGTCCCTGTTGCGATGCCAAGTTGAAAGTCGATAAAAAGACCGGTGAGGTGCTTTGGAAAGAGGAAAAACAAAAAGAGCACCAGTCATTTTCGGAAATGCTAAAGGGGTACGAGAATCATAAAAAAGAAAGCGAAGGGCAATTCAAGAAACAAAACAGCCTTCAAAAAGAACGCTCCCGCCTTCTCGACGAAATGTTCAATGAGGCTCAGAAAAAGGTTGATAAAACTTCGACCGACAAGCCGTTGAGAGATTTTGATCTCGACTAA
- a CDS encoding DUF503 domain-containing protein gives MKIGCCQIKFHLHGNNSLKGKRKVVSSMKDRVRSKFNVSIAETGDNDIWQSIELGIAAVGPDPQYIDGQIKQVVEYLDKLQLAEMTDCKFELIHVGHEYQ, from the coding sequence GTGAAGATCGGCTGTTGCCAGATAAAATTCCACCTGCATGGAAACAATTCCCTTAAAGGGAAACGCAAGGTGGTTTCATCCATGAAAGACAGGGTACGCAGCAAATTCAACGTATCCATAGCTGAAACGGGTGACAACGATATCTGGCAAAGTATTGAACTTGGTATCGCCGCAGTGGGGCCCGACCCGCAGTATATTGACGGGCAAATCAAGCAGGTCGTCGAATATCTCGACAAACTGCAACTTGCGGAAATGACTGATTGTAAATTTGAACTGATCCATGTGGGTCATGAGTACCAGTAA
- a CDS encoding dihydrofolate reductase, whose product MANVIYIGVSLDGYIATPDGGLDWLNETPNPDQSDYGWGEFMSGVDAILMGRNTFEKVVSIGEWPYEKPVFVISATLKEISAESLSRRVKLIKGEPLAVVEELNHRGYKNLYIDGGITIQRFLASDLIDEMIITRIPVVLGGGYPLFGKLAEPLKFKHAKTDVLNNALVKSHYHRKR is encoded by the coding sequence GTGGCAAATGTTATTTATATTGGGGTGAGTCTGGATGGCTATATTGCAACACCTGATGGCGGATTAGACTGGCTGAATGAAACTCCAAACCCTGATCAGAGCGATTATGGTTGGGGTGAGTTTATGAGTGGTGTCGATGCAATTCTTATGGGCCGAAACACTTTTGAGAAAGTAGTTTCTATTGGAGAATGGCCCTATGAAAAACCGGTATTTGTAATCAGCGCGACTCTGAAAGAAATTTCAGCAGAAAGTTTGAGTAGAAGAGTAAAACTGATAAAGGGTGAACCATTAGCGGTGGTTGAAGAGTTGAATCATCGGGGATACAAGAATTTATATATAGATGGCGGTATTACCATACAAAGGTTTTTGGCTAGTGACTTAATCGATGAAATGATCATAACGCGAATACCCGTGGTGCTTGGCGGTGGCTACCCATTATTTGGTAAATTGGCCGAACCCTTGAAATTCAAACACGCTAAGACTGATGTATTGAACAATGCCTTGGTAAAGAGTCATTACCATAGGAAACGTTAA
- the pnp gene encoding polyribonucleotide nucleotidyltransferase: protein MQEEKVEVVIDGKTISLQSGYLAKQANGSVMVRQGDTMVLVAATMANQAREGIDFFPLTVDFREKTYAAGRLPGGYLKREARPSDSETLTCRLIDRPIRPLFPKEFKNETQVVCFVVSHDQEHQPDVIALTGASAALFVSDIPFSNPIAGARIGRIDGNLVFNPTIEELPNSDLNLVMAGSADAIVMVEAGANELNEDDMLAALEFGHERIKKLVELQHELRAKLGKEKIEIPEAEVNEELKAKVTEMGRSKLEEALKIPGKHERQDAIDAIKDELKESLNPEGDDDIKAEIKSLFHDLEYELVREQILETKGRVDGRGLTDIRPISCQIGPLPRTHGSAVFTRGETQALVTTTLGTTSDEQRIDNLDFKGSKSFLLHYNFPAFCTGEVKFISGPGRREIGHGMLAERALSSMIPSKEEFPYTIRIVSEILESNGSSSMASVCGGSLSMMDAGVPLKAPVAGIAMGMIKEGDRIAILSDILGSEDHLGDMDFKVTGTEKGITALQMDIKVSGLSKEIMASALQQAKEGRLHILGEMAKALDAPRTEMSKYAPRVTTMKIPTDKIRDVIGPGGKVIREIIEKTGVAIDIEDSGKVTIASADQEASEKAQKYIEDLVQEVEVGKIYLGKVKKIMDFGAFVEILPGTDGLVHISQICDRRIQKVNDEISEGDEIVVKVIDVDRNGKVKLSRKEAMRDEAAAAQA from the coding sequence ATGCAAGAAGAAAAAGTCGAAGTCGTAATAGACGGCAAGACCATATCGCTACAATCGGGCTACCTGGCCAAACAGGCTAATGGGTCCGTAATGGTAAGACAAGGCGATACAATGGTCCTCGTCGCTGCGACCATGGCAAACCAGGCACGAGAGGGAATCGATTTTTTCCCACTCACCGTGGATTTTAGAGAAAAAACGTATGCTGCCGGGAGACTCCCCGGAGGCTACCTGAAACGCGAGGCACGTCCTTCCGACAGTGAAACATTGACCTGCCGGTTGATTGACCGCCCTATCCGCCCGCTGTTTCCAAAAGAATTTAAAAACGAAACCCAGGTCGTTTGTTTTGTGGTTTCCCACGACCAGGAACATCAACCGGATGTGATCGCACTAACCGGCGCATCCGCTGCCCTGTTTGTATCAGACATACCGTTTTCCAACCCAATTGCGGGAGCACGCATCGGTCGTATCGACGGAAACCTGGTTTTTAATCCAACCATTGAGGAACTTCCAAACAGCGATCTCAACCTCGTTATGGCCGGATCTGCAGACGCCATCGTTATGGTGGAAGCCGGAGCGAACGAATTGAACGAAGACGATATGCTCGCCGCTCTGGAATTTGGACATGAGAGGATCAAAAAACTTGTGGAGCTACAGCATGAGCTTCGCGCCAAACTTGGTAAAGAAAAAATTGAGATTCCCGAAGCTGAGGTCAACGAAGAACTCAAAGCCAAAGTAACGGAAATGGGGCGATCCAAACTGGAAGAAGCCCTTAAAATTCCGGGCAAACATGAGAGACAGGATGCTATCGACGCCATCAAGGACGAGTTGAAAGAATCTCTCAACCCAGAGGGCGATGATGACATCAAAGCTGAGATCAAATCGTTGTTCCACGATCTGGAGTACGAGCTGGTTCGCGAACAGATCCTGGAAACCAAGGGCCGCGTTGATGGCCGGGGACTGACCGACATTCGCCCCATCTCCTGCCAGATCGGACCACTGCCCCGAACCCATGGTTCGGCAGTCTTTACACGCGGTGAAACCCAGGCTCTCGTAACCACAACTCTCGGAACAACTTCTGATGAGCAACGTATCGACAACCTGGATTTCAAAGGAAGTAAATCCTTTCTCCTGCACTACAATTTCCCGGCGTTTTGTACTGGTGAGGTGAAATTCATCTCTGGACCAGGCCGTCGCGAAATTGGACACGGCATGCTGGCTGAAAGGGCTTTGTCTTCCATGATTCCATCCAAGGAAGAATTCCCCTACACGATCCGGATTGTTTCTGAAATTCTGGAATCCAATGGATCATCTTCTATGGCATCGGTTTGCGGCGGTTCTCTTTCCATGATGGATGCCGGTGTTCCTTTAAAAGCCCCTGTTGCGGGAATCGCCATGGGAATGATCAAGGAAGGCGACCGAATTGCTATCCTGTCTGACATTCTCGGCAGTGAGGATCACCTGGGTGACATGGACTTCAAAGTCACCGGCACAGAAAAGGGCATCACGGCTTTGCAGATGGACATCAAAGTCTCAGGCCTCAGCAAGGAAATCATGGCATCCGCCCTTCAGCAGGCTAAAGAAGGACGGCTGCATATTTTAGGTGAAATGGCCAAGGCGCTGGATGCTCCACGCACCGAGATGTCCAAGTACGCACCGCGCGTCACCACGATGAAAATTCCGACTGATAAAATCCGCGACGTCATTGGACCGGGCGGCAAAGTCATTCGCGAGATCATCGAGAAAACCGGTGTTGCTATCGACATTGAAGACAGCGGTAAGGTCACCATCGCTTCCGCGGATCAGGAAGCTTCTGAAAAAGCACAAAAATACATCGAAGATCTTGTTCAGGAAGTGGAAGTTGGAAAAATTTACCTGGGCAAGGTGAAAAAGATTATGGACTTCGGTGCCTTTGTTGAAATTTTACCGGGTACCGACGGACTGGTGCATATTTCACAAATCTGCGACCGACGTATTCAGAAGGTCAACGACGAAATTTCTGAAGGCGACGAAATTGTTGTCAAAGTCATCGACGTAGACCGCAACGGCAAGGTGAAGCTCAGCCGGAAAGAGGCTATGCGCGACGAAGCCGCGGCAGCACAGGCCTGA
- the bioD gene encoding dethiobiotin synthase, whose protein sequence is MTRGFFITGTDTEVGKTVATAVLLLWLKTRGENPGVMKPVECGVDPECFSASNSDARFLMETGGVEDNDVEVCPFRFKAPTSPYQAEFSEGRSVDLDSIISAFNKLKDRHSCMLVEGIGGLMVPLTSETVVADLAANLKLPLILVTRYSLGTQNHTLLTLEAARQKGLSVSGLIFNKTDPTPLSLIEQSQPALLSQWTGLPVLAEIPFIEETTVNNLSPDRIIEAGGSLNFQPFPTP, encoded by the coding sequence ATGACCAGAGGATTTTTTATCACCGGAACAGACACTGAAGTGGGCAAAACGGTGGCGACTGCAGTTCTTCTCCTATGGCTGAAAACCCGGGGCGAGAACCCCGGTGTGATGAAGCCAGTCGAATGCGGTGTCGACCCGGAATGCTTTTCAGCGTCTAATTCCGACGCACGTTTTCTGATGGAAACCGGCGGTGTAGAAGATAACGATGTTGAGGTCTGCCCGTTCCGTTTTAAGGCCCCGACATCACCCTACCAAGCAGAGTTTTCCGAAGGGAGGTCAGTTGACCTGGATTCTATCATTTCAGCTTTCAACAAACTAAAAGACCGACACAGTTGTATGCTGGTTGAAGGAATAGGAGGATTGATGGTTCCGTTAACCTCAGAAACTGTTGTCGCCGATCTTGCCGCGAATCTAAAGTTACCCCTTATTCTTGTGACCCGGTACAGCCTGGGGACTCAAAACCATACCCTTCTGACACTCGAGGCAGCTCGCCAGAAAGGGTTGTCTGTTTCCGGTCTGATATTTAACAAAACCGACCCCACACCGCTCTCCCTGATTGAACAGAGTCAGCCTGCCCTGTTAAGCCAATGGACGGGACTTCCTGTTTTGGCAGAAATACCCTTTATTGAAGAAACAACAGTGAATAATTTAAGCCCAGACCGCATAATAGAAGCTGGTGGTTCTTTAAACTTTCAGCCGTTTCCGACCCCATGA
- the infB gene encoding translation initiation factor IF-2, with protein sequence MPKIRINKLALELDIQNDLIIDELKKQDIPVKNYMSSIDEEAANHIREVFSPEPKTKPKAKAKAKTKAKAKTKAKAKAKTTTKATTKATAKSTAKATPKAKKADTGTTKKATVAKAGTDEKKPATTKKAVAEPVATKKPKVTPKSDAKPVKKQETKKVEADISKSKPGRKLGLKIVKKEELEAQEKAAKEKAAAEKAAKEKKAKDLQKEKSNREARRAKKEKESKPEPKQETETEGFETVQLSDDMSLRDLAEALKCSPNEIIKDLMLMGILATINQSLDIDISSKIADQRGFEVEVITPESELDFEETEDDKEGDRIPRPPIVTIMGHVDHGKTSLLDSIRKTSVTDTEHGGITQHIGAYQVKVNKQSLTFLDTPGHEAFTGMRARGAQVTDIVVLVVAADDGMKPQTKEAIDHARAANVPIVVAINKIDKPDAKPDEVKKQLADYGLLPEDWGGQTIFTQVSAMTGEGLDHLLELLLLQAEILEIKANPKMRGRAVVIESHLDKGRGPVATVIIERGELKIGDPFIVGNYFGKVRALTNDQGRNITKATLAMPVEVIGLPDVPEPGDRMMVVNDERKARQLSSARLQRDREHQLSKKPRITLEDLHQQIEDGEIQELNLIIKADVQGSIEAVKEAASKLETRQVRVKIIHGAVGGITESDILLATASNAFVIGFNIRPTEKAKALAERENVDVRLYSVIYDAINDMKAAMEGMLAPTFKEQITGRVEIREIFNIPKLGTVAGCYVLSGQVERNSKARLIRDSVVIHDGKIGSLRRFKDDVKEVASGYECGLMFEKFPDVKPGDFVEPYQVEEISTTLEASAGTTS encoded by the coding sequence TTGCCTAAAATTCGTATTAACAAACTGGCTCTGGAGCTTGACATCCAGAACGATCTCATCATTGATGAGCTGAAAAAGCAGGACATCCCTGTCAAGAATTACATGAGCTCCATTGATGAGGAGGCCGCAAACCACATAAGGGAAGTATTTTCGCCTGAACCAAAAACAAAGCCGAAAGCGAAGGCAAAAGCCAAAACAAAAGCCAAGGCGAAAACCAAAGCAAAAGCCAAGGCGAAAACAACCACCAAGGCGACCACAAAAGCTACCGCAAAATCTACGGCCAAAGCAACTCCCAAGGCTAAAAAAGCGGATACGGGTACTACCAAAAAGGCAACGGTTGCCAAAGCTGGCACTGATGAAAAGAAACCCGCTACCACCAAAAAAGCCGTTGCAGAACCGGTTGCAACAAAAAAACCCAAAGTCACTCCCAAGTCAGACGCCAAACCTGTAAAAAAACAGGAAACCAAAAAGGTAGAAGCTGACATTTCCAAATCCAAGCCAGGAAGAAAACTTGGGCTGAAAATAGTTAAGAAAGAGGAATTGGAAGCCCAGGAAAAGGCCGCAAAAGAAAAAGCTGCCGCCGAAAAGGCTGCAAAAGAAAAGAAAGCAAAAGACCTCCAAAAAGAAAAATCAAATCGAGAAGCTCGACGGGCTAAAAAAGAAAAAGAATCCAAACCTGAACCGAAACAGGAAACTGAAACTGAAGGTTTCGAAACCGTCCAGTTATCCGACGACATGTCACTGCGGGATTTAGCTGAGGCCTTAAAATGCTCTCCTAATGAAATCATCAAGGACTTGATGTTGATGGGCATCCTGGCTACTATCAACCAGAGCCTGGACATAGATATCTCCTCAAAAATAGCCGACCAACGCGGATTTGAAGTTGAGGTCATCACTCCTGAGTCTGAACTTGATTTTGAAGAGACCGAAGATGACAAGGAAGGTGACCGGATTCCAAGGCCCCCCATTGTGACCATCATGGGCCATGTGGACCATGGTAAAACTTCTCTCCTGGATTCAATTCGAAAAACCAGTGTCACCGATACCGAACACGGAGGGATCACCCAGCACATCGGTGCCTATCAGGTCAAGGTAAACAAACAATCACTCACCTTTCTTGATACACCGGGTCATGAAGCGTTCACCGGAATGCGAGCTCGTGGTGCGCAGGTAACGGATATCGTTGTTCTGGTTGTGGCTGCAGACGATGGTATGAAACCTCAGACTAAAGAGGCTATCGACCACGCCCGGGCTGCAAACGTTCCTATTGTGGTGGCCATCAATAAAATAGACAAACCCGACGCCAAGCCGGACGAGGTCAAAAAACAATTAGCGGATTACGGCTTATTGCCTGAAGACTGGGGCGGACAAACCATCTTCACCCAGGTTTCGGCAATGACCGGTGAAGGGCTCGATCACCTTTTGGAATTACTTCTCTTGCAGGCAGAAATTCTTGAAATCAAGGCCAACCCGAAAATGCGCGGCCGAGCGGTTGTGATTGAATCGCACCTCGACAAGGGGCGCGGGCCTGTGGCAACGGTCATTATTGAAAGAGGGGAATTAAAAATAGGGGACCCCTTTATCGTTGGAAACTATTTCGGGAAAGTCCGGGCTCTTACAAACGATCAGGGGCGCAATATCACCAAAGCCACACTCGCCATGCCGGTTGAAGTCATCGGGTTACCAGATGTCCCAGAACCCGGCGATCGAATGATGGTAGTCAATGATGAGCGCAAGGCGCGCCAGCTCAGCTCTGCCAGGCTGCAACGGGATCGGGAGCACCAGCTATCGAAGAAACCTCGCATCACACTGGAAGACCTGCATCAACAGATCGAAGATGGAGAAATACAGGAGCTCAATCTCATCATCAAGGCAGATGTTCAAGGTTCCATCGAAGCTGTCAAGGAAGCCGCTTCAAAACTGGAAACAAGGCAAGTGCGCGTCAAGATAATTCATGGTGCCGTTGGAGGAATCACAGAATCAGATATTCTTCTGGCAACTGCTTCCAATGCTTTCGTGATTGGTTTCAACATCCGCCCGACAGAAAAAGCGAAGGCTCTGGCTGAACGGGAAAATGTAGACGTCCGTCTGTACAGTGTCATCTATGATGCCATCAACGACATGAAAGCCGCAATGGAAGGGATGCTCGCACCAACGTTTAAAGAGCAAATCACCGGACGCGTTGAGATTCGTGAAATTTTTAATATTCCAAAACTCGGAACGGTCGCTGGCTGTTACGTCCTGTCTGGACAAGTCGAACGTAACAGCAAGGCTCGACTCATTCGAGACAGTGTTGTGATTCACGACGGAAAAATTGGTTCGCTTCGGCGTTTTAAAGACGATGTTAAAGAAGTTGCATCGGGTTACGAATGCGGCCTGATGTTTGAAAAGTTTCCTGATGTCAAACCGGGCGATTTTGTGGAGCCCTATCAGGTTGAAGAAATCAGCACGACCCTGGAGGCTTCGGCAGGAACCACATCGTGA
- a CDS encoding MBL fold metallo-hydrolase yields the protein MNILFLGTGTSTGVPTLCCPCEVCQSNHWKNKRLRSSILIRNGDYHLLIDTSSDLRQQCLKNNITRLDAVLYTHHHADHVNGIDELRCFNYFNKTRTPLYASASTLAQLKSSFQYIFSNGKAEGGGVSQVDPVEIDGAPLELGGLSILPLDVEHGSMMIKSFRIEDAAYLTDCSGIPEPTMEALQGLEILIINALGFKSHPTHFCLSQSLEAIEQLKPKRAYLTHINHQFDHDTVNATLPDNVELAFDGMEINLGDNS from the coding sequence ATGAACATACTCTTTCTTGGAACCGGTACTTCCACAGGAGTGCCCACTCTTTGCTGCCCCTGTGAGGTATGCCAATCCAATCATTGGAAAAACAAGCGCCTGAGGTCCTCCATCCTGATTCGAAACGGGGATTACCATCTGCTTATTGACACTTCCAGCGACCTGCGCCAGCAATGCCTGAAAAACAACATCACCCGTCTTGATGCCGTTCTTTACACCCATCACCATGCGGATCACGTCAACGGCATTGACGAGTTAAGGTGCTTTAACTATTTCAACAAAACACGGACCCCTCTCTATGCCAGCGCTTCTACTCTGGCTCAACTTAAAAGCAGCTTCCAATATATTTTTTCAAATGGAAAAGCCGAAGGGGGCGGTGTGTCCCAGGTGGACCCGGTTGAAATTGATGGTGCCCCACTTGAACTAGGTGGGCTATCAATCCTTCCATTGGATGTTGAGCATGGAAGCATGATGATAAAAAGCTTCCGCATTGAAGACGCCGCATATCTCACCGATTGCAGTGGAATTCCTGAACCCACAATGGAGGCTCTGCAAGGATTGGAAATTCTGATCATCAATGCACTCGGGTTCAAGTCACACCCAACTCATTTTTGTCTGAGTCAATCACTTGAAGCCATTGAACAACTGAAACCCAAACGGGCTTACCTCACGCATATTAACCATCAGTTTGATCATGACACGGTAAACGCCACACTCCCTGACAATGTGGAACTGGCTTTTGATGGGATGGAAATCAATCTGGGTGATAACAGTTAG
- the surE gene encoding 5'/3'-nucleotidase SurE → MILLTNDDGFNAPGLRAVWEALSPECEAIIIAPETEQSAVGHAITLATPLKVKEMKEDGHLLGYAVSGTPADCVKIAITELLPEPPELVISGVNQGSNMGSCVIYSGTVSAATEAAIMGVPSIAVSLNSWESKEFSIAAEFIRQIYPMVLKRGLPEGVALNINVPAIPKEQIKGVVVTRQGQSRVIEAFDKRIDPRNNIYYWLAGEMTFSDAEGGTDCEAVESGYISITPIHCDLTRHDLLDDLGSWNLAFE, encoded by the coding sequence ATGATACTACTGACCAACGACGATGGATTTAACGCCCCGGGGCTCCGCGCTGTATGGGAAGCCTTGTCCCCCGAATGCGAAGCAATCATCATTGCCCCGGAAACGGAACAAAGTGCGGTGGGCCACGCCATTACCCTGGCAACTCCACTTAAAGTAAAAGAGATGAAGGAGGATGGACACTTGCTGGGTTACGCGGTTTCTGGAACCCCTGCCGATTGTGTCAAAATAGCCATTACTGAACTGCTTCCCGAGCCTCCAGAACTTGTGATCTCCGGTGTGAACCAGGGGAGTAATATGGGGTCCTGCGTTATTTATTCCGGGACCGTTTCAGCAGCAACGGAGGCCGCGATCATGGGAGTCCCCTCCATAGCGGTTTCCCTTAATTCCTGGGAGAGTAAGGAATTTTCAATTGCGGCAGAATTTATCCGTCAGATTTACCCAATGGTTCTTAAGAGGGGGTTGCCGGAGGGAGTCGCGCTGAATATCAACGTCCCTGCAATTCCAAAAGAGCAGATAAAAGGTGTGGTGGTGACGCGGCAGGGACAGTCACGTGTGATCGAAGCGTTCGATAAAAGAATCGATCCCCGCAACAATATATATTACTGGTTGGCCGGGGAAATGACCTTTTCGGATGCCGAGGGCGGCACTGACTGTGAAGCTGTTGAAAGTGGTTATATCTCCATTACCCCTATCCATTGCGATCTCACCCGGCACGATTTACTGGACGACCTCGGTTCCTGGAACCTGGCTTTCGAATAG
- the rbfA gene encoding 30S ribosome-binding factor RbfA gives MKYKRSKRVQELLLEEISKLIQFELKDPRIGFATLTGVNLTDNLKFARVFVSIIGDETQKRDTLEGLQSARGFIRSWLGKNLNLRYVPELNFQLDETAENAQNISRLLNEIHPE, from the coding sequence ATGAAATACAAACGTTCCAAAAGAGTGCAGGAATTACTGCTGGAAGAAATCTCCAAGCTGATCCAGTTCGAGTTGAAGGACCCGCGAATCGGGTTTGCCACCCTGACTGGAGTGAACCTGACCGACAACCTCAAATTCGCCCGTGTGTTTGTCAGCATCATTGGCGACGAGACCCAGAAGCGAGACACGCTGGAAGGACTTCAAAGCGCTCGCGGTTTTATCCGGTCATGGCTTGGGAAAAATCTGAACCTGCGATACGTCCCCGAACTGAATTTTCAACTCGACGAGACAGCGGAAAACGCCCAGAATATTTCACGGTTGCTCAATGAAATCCACCCTGAATAA